The Chloroflexia bacterium SDU3-3 genome has a segment encoding these proteins:
- a CDS encoding TetR family transcriptional regulator: MVQIAYEEREQADLRVQRTRRLIFQAFIALTIERGFGSLTVRDIAERAGINRSTFYRHYLDKYALLEAYMAEIAALTEAAPASAGGRGLRGPVALLRHIQQHADFYQSMLGNRCEPVFVEHFRRNTEQHLRAWLVRHEQAGGAPAELWIRSLAYAGIGAIRWWLEEGRAISPEQMAAWMDDMTVGVAGPLEKGQPSAA; encoded by the coding sequence TTGGTGCAGATCGCATACGAGGAGCGGGAGCAGGCCGACCTGCGGGTGCAGCGGACGCGCCGCCTGATCTTCCAGGCGTTTATCGCGCTGACGATCGAGCGCGGCTTCGGCAGCCTGACGGTGCGCGATATCGCCGAGCGGGCCGGGATCAACCGCTCGACGTTTTACCGCCACTATCTGGACAAATACGCCCTGCTGGAGGCCTACATGGCCGAGATCGCGGCGCTGACCGAGGCCGCGCCCGCCAGCGCTGGCGGGCGCGGCCTGCGCGGGCCGGTGGCGCTGCTGCGCCATATCCAGCAGCACGCCGACTTCTACCAGTCCATGCTGGGCAATCGCTGCGAGCCGGTGTTCGTCGAGCACTTCCGGCGCAACACCGAGCAGCACCTGCGCGCCTGGCTGGTGCGCCACGAGCAGGCGGGCGGCGCGCCAGCCGAGCTGTGGATACGCAGCCTGGCCTACGCGGGCATCGGCGCGATCCGCTGGTGGCTGGAGGAGGGGCGCGCGATCAGCCCTGAGCAGATGGCGGCCTGGATGGACGATATGACGGTGGGTGTGGCCGGGCCGCTGGAGAAGGGGCAGCCTAGCGCAGCTTAA
- a CDS encoding DUF1569 domain-containing protein, producing MTKLANLHDTRDYLLQTFADREVEKENWSPFKTFVHCAQTIDFAKTGYPAYKPVIIQETVGRLVIGTFLRQGYMRHDLTAPVPGAPEIASTGAAGAGLSMLVESIDHFLTWEGDLKRHLIFGKLDKADYDRYFTMHIVDHLSEFKLR from the coding sequence ATGACCAAGCTCGCCAACCTGCACGACACCCGCGACTACCTGCTCCAGACCTTTGCCGACCGCGAGGTAGAGAAAGAAAACTGGAGCCCGTTCAAGACCTTTGTCCACTGCGCCCAGACCATCGACTTCGCCAAGACCGGCTACCCCGCGTACAAGCCGGTGATCATCCAGGAGACCGTGGGGCGGCTGGTGATCGGCACGTTCCTGCGCCAGGGCTACATGCGCCACGACCTGACCGCGCCGGTGCCGGGCGCGCCCGAGATCGCCAGCACCGGCGCGGCGGGGGCCGGGCTGTCCATGCTGGTCGAGTCGATCGACCACTTCCTCACCTGGGAGGGCGACCTCAAGCGGCACCTGATCTTCGGCAAGCTAGACAAGGCCGACTACGACCGCTACTTCACCATGCACATTGTCGATCACCTGTCCGAGTTTAAGCTGCGCTAG
- a CDS encoding DUF4291 domain-containing protein — protein MNLSTEPYLVQKERWPQAGRHILAQFDAESIIVYQAYQPSIGHFAAQHQAFGGEFSFTRMSWVKTNFLWMMYRSGWGTKPGQEVTLAIRIRRKGFDQLLSEAVHSTFDPSIYPDQQAWAAAVAGSSVRLQWDPDHNPGGAKQERRAIQLGLRGTALARYARDWLIKIEDISAFVAQQREHVQPRSGYSQLQTPHEEIYAVGDASTAQRLGLAAS, from the coding sequence ATGAATCTCTCTACCGAGCCATACCTTGTGCAGAAGGAGCGCTGGCCCCAGGCTGGACGCCACATCCTCGCGCAGTTCGACGCCGAGTCTATCATCGTGTACCAGGCCTACCAGCCATCCATCGGGCACTTCGCCGCCCAGCACCAGGCGTTTGGCGGCGAGTTCAGCTTCACGCGCATGAGCTGGGTCAAGACCAATTTCCTGTGGATGATGTACCGCTCGGGGTGGGGCACCAAGCCTGGCCAAGAGGTGACGCTGGCCATCCGCATCCGGCGCAAGGGCTTCGACCAACTGCTGAGCGAGGCCGTGCACTCTACCTTCGATCCCAGCATCTACCCCGATCAGCAGGCATGGGCTGCGGCGGTAGCTGGCTCCTCGGTGCGGCTCCAGTGGGACCCCGACCATAACCCAGGCGGGGCGAAGCAGGAGCGGCGCGCCATACAGCTGGGGCTGCGCGGCACGGCGCTGGCCCGCTACGCCCGCGACTGGCTGATCAAGATAGAGGATATCTCGGCGTTTGTGGCCCAGCAGCGCGAGCATGTGCAGCCCCGATCTGGCTACAGCCAGCTGCAGACGCCGCACGAGGAGATCTACGCCGTAGGGGATGCCAGCACGGCCCAGCGGCTGGGGCTGGCTGCATCATAA